From Candidatus Cloacimonadota bacterium, a single genomic window includes:
- a CDS encoding LamG domain-containing protein, producing MGRAMLIFVVLMTAIYSGILVSMQRRMLDLPRIVQRNMLSKQAESVSDYALRTAVRNSVFLGMMAGPNSVVMWNQEFNGFQIQSCHIDSIYYTFVGEEGEDGSNSYRAISYVSGELQGQTLDYRAEIAFSFPLVAMLDLDYCIHLEMDQPQFNPSENWNHVIDSSEHSNDALFYGDVATRPMGQGVDGWKCASFGGGNGYIMHEGNETMLVNSNFTLISYAKIMAKHPSACLIWLPPDLDDPDYDPLSGGGNTKPTGAIYYDGGNMYFTASTINSVEVTASAAFTPDGKWPHNKDKWHFFALTYDRGKVKGYINGLPVAQATNPLYPFYRPNAIRNEGLYLGRIPSGGTPRQMKGLIDQVGLVPHTMTDAEIWAYYNLVINPADIQYIKD from the coding sequence ATGGGACGCGCAATGCTAATCTTTGTAGTCTTGATGACGGCTATATACTCCGGGATATTGGTTTCAATGCAACGTAGGATGCTGGATTTGCCCCGTATTGTGCAGCGGAATATGCTATCGAAGCAAGCCGAAAGTGTATCGGATTATGCCCTAAGAACTGCTGTGCGTAACTCCGTCTTTTTAGGTATGATGGCGGGTCCTAATTCTGTAGTGATGTGGAACCAAGAGTTTAACGGATTTCAAATCCAGAGCTGTCATATAGATAGTATTTATTATACTTTTGTAGGCGAAGAAGGTGAGGATGGGAGCAATAGTTATCGAGCTATTAGCTATGTGAGCGGCGAATTGCAGGGTCAAACACTTGATTATCGGGCAGAGATAGCTTTTAGTTTCCCGTTAGTGGCGATGCTGGATTTGGATTATTGCATCCATCTGGAAATGGATCAGCCCCAATTTAATCCTTCTGAGAATTGGAACCATGTAATAGATTCTTCTGAGCATAGCAATGACGCATTGTTTTATGGCGATGTTGCTACTCGCCCCATGGGGCAAGGAGTGGATGGGTGGAAATGTGCCAGCTTTGGGGGAGGGAATGGTTATATAATGCACGAAGGCAACGAAACTATGTTGGTGAATTCAAATTTTACCCTAATATCTTATGCTAAGATTATGGCTAAGCATCCTTCTGCCTGCTTGATCTGGCTGCCGCCGGATTTGGACGATCCAGATTATGACCCGCTTTCGGGTGGTGGTAACACCAAACCAACCGGGGCAATTTATTATGATGGTGGCAATATGTACTTTACTGCAAGTACCATCAATAGTGTGGAGGTTACAGCTAGTGCAGCTTTTACTCCAGATGGGAAGTGGCCACACAACAAAGATAAATGGCATTTCTTTGCCTTAACTTACGATAGAGGCAAAGTTAAGGGCTACATCAACGGCTTGCCGGTTGCCCAAGCTACGAATCCCTTATATCCGTTTTACCGACCCAATGCGATACGCAATGAGGGTTTATACTTGGGACGAATTCCCTCGGGAGGAACTCCAAGACAAATGAAGGGATTGATAGACCAGGTGGGCTTAGTGCCCCACACAATGACAGATGCGGAGATTTGGGCGTATTACAATCTTGTGATAAACCCTGCTGATATCCAGTATATCAAAGATTAG
- a CDS encoding response regulator: MNSRKILVVDDEQNIRDIISEFLSDLGYEVSVAVDGVDALGKVEYDKFSLYIIDIYMPRMGGLELIARLKEIQPLAVIIVTTGFSSIDVAVRAIRTGAYHYLTKPIQPEELIKVVESGLAHSAELGENSAELVEPASSSGKKPELMLLRGFPAEEIQDFIACGTISSYSKGSQIPLTDDLGSMIIVEDGAVNAYYNGALLETLKEKDVWGEETFINPHSIFSNLVAQGNTQIRHFKRKKLMEYFMYRDETLTKKYMINLIQCMYMKWRRASFRIGLYSGFKADG, encoded by the coding sequence ATGAATTCCCGGAAAATACTCGTTGTAGACGATGAACAAAACATTCGAGATATTATTAGCGAATTTTTGAGTGATTTGGGCTACGAAGTTAGTGTGGCTGTAGATGGAGTGGATGCTCTGGGGAAAGTAGAGTATGATAAGTTCTCTTTGTACATTATCGATATCTATATGCCACGTATGGGCGGCTTGGAATTGATTGCCCGCCTCAAAGAAATCCAACCCCTGGCAGTTATTATCGTAACAACTGGGTTTTCCAGCATTGATGTGGCAGTAAGAGCTATTCGTACCGGGGCATATCACTATCTAACGAAGCCTATTCAGCCTGAGGAACTGATAAAAGTGGTCGAATCCGGTTTAGCGCATTCGGCAGAGTTGGGAGAGAATTCGGCAGAGTTAGTCGAACCGGCATCCAGCTCTGGGAAAAAGCCAGAGCTTATGCTCTTGAGAGGGTTTCCAGCAGAAGAGATTCAAGATTTTATAGCCTGTGGAACTATCAGTAGTTACAGTAAGGGTAGCCAAATTCCACTAACAGACGATTTAGGATCGATGATAATTGTGGAAGATGGAGCGGTAAACGCCTATTACAATGGTGCTTTGCTCGAAACTTTAAAAGAAAAAGATGTATGGGGCGAAGAAACATTTATAAATCCCCATTCCATCTTTAGCAATTTGGTTGCCCAAGGTAATACTCAAATTCGCCATTTTAAACGCAAGAAACTGATGGAATACTTTATGTATCGAGATGAAACTCTTACTAAGAAGTATATGATAAACTTAATCCAGTGCATGTATATGAAATGGCGCCGAGCAAGCTTTAGAATAGGACTTTACAGCGGCTTTAAAGCAGATGGATGA
- a CDS encoding histidine kinase, whose translation MEQEKQKLLSLWSMVRWFLVIVLFSIGLLHISFREGMYQNLLFFMVFGGIVALNLLFQVQTGQQRQFVKFFQVALDILFATLIVHLTGGLNSFFVWAYLIGVITASLTFPQNGGVIAGLCGSFSLLMLIVLYQNSILTPMEASGMDMSGSTVYLLSYTGLFSGVALIANYLSDQISRDRLDNEQLISKVNELKECETWKNEMERLLPSLKEIAHLDHDINTPLCVITLSLGRVKRYANEMNLDGLHKSNTEITEAVNKISLLLQRLKSIKESELIGYHNVKTQDNFTQVNAPAGNLEIADLQTTYTKQKQKRNTHDKIDPALEELLKVHDKQATKGEE comes from the coding sequence ATGGAACAAGAGAAACAAAAACTGCTGTCGCTCTGGAGTATGGTACGCTGGTTTTTAGTAATAGTACTCTTTTCGATAGGACTATTACATATCAGTTTTCGCGAAGGAATGTATCAGAATCTATTGTTTTTTATGGTCTTTGGAGGGATAGTAGCATTAAATCTACTGTTTCAAGTTCAGACAGGACAGCAAAGACAATTTGTGAAGTTCTTTCAAGTTGCCTTAGATATCCTTTTTGCAACGCTAATCGTACATCTAACCGGAGGCTTAAATAGTTTCTTTGTTTGGGCGTATCTTATAGGAGTAATAACTGCATCTCTTACTTTTCCCCAGAATGGGGGCGTTATTGCTGGGCTATGCGGAAGCTTTTCGTTGCTCATGCTAATTGTTCTGTATCAGAATTCCATCCTTACACCAATGGAAGCTTCAGGTATGGATATGAGTGGCTCAACTGTTTATCTGCTGTCGTACACAGGCTTGTTTAGCGGGGTAGCCCTTATTGCGAACTATCTTTCAGACCAAATCAGCCGTGACCGCCTTGATAATGAACAACTTATAAGTAAAGTTAACGAACTGAAAGAGTGTGAAACCTGGAAGAATGAAATGGAGCGACTTCTGCCGTCACTTAAGGAAATTGCACACCTGGATCACGATATAAATACTCCCCTTTGCGTGATAACCCTTTCTTTGGGCAGAGTAAAGCGCTATGCCAACGAGATGAATCTGGATGGGCTACATAAAAGCAATACCGAAATAACGGAGGCGGTTAATAAAATATCTCTTCTGCTGCAAAGACTTAAGAGTATTAAAGAAAGTGAATTGATTGGGTATCACAATGTTAAGACTCAGGATAATTTTACTCAAGTAAATGCACCAGCAGGTAATTTGGAGATTGCTGACCTTCAAACTACCTACACCAAACAGAAGCAGAAGCGAAACACACACGACAAGATTGACCCTGCCTTGGAAGAACTGCTAAAAGTTCACGATAAACAGGCAACAAAGGGGGAAGAATGA